TTATTTGGCTATTCACATTAAAATAGATTCTCTGTGGATAAGTTAAATCTTTATCCACAACAACACGACTTAAATTTATTAGAAATTGGAGGTTCATTTAATGGACACTTCCTTTAAAAAAATATGGGATGCCGCACTTGAAATTATTAAACCGGATATCAGTCCAACCAGTTTTAACACCTGGTTTTTAAAAATAAAACCGATAAATTACGTCAATAATACTTACTATTTTTTATCTGAGAACGAATTCGAGAAAGGAATTTTAGAAAGTCGGCATATTCCTTTAATTACCAACGCTTTAGCCGAAGTTACCGGAAAAACCGGTCAAGTTAAAATAGTTTTAAAAGAAGAAGATGCGATGATCGCTCAAAACGCCGATTCGCCCAATGTATCAATAACCAATGTCGAAGAAAAAATATCAAATTATCAAAATAACTCCATGAACCCCAAATATACATTCGACAGTTTTGTTATTGGCGAAAACAATCGTTTTGCCCATGCTGCCTGTGTCGCGGTTTCTGAAGCTCCGTCCGAACGCTATAATCCACTTTTTATTTATGGTGGCGTCGGTTTAGGAAAAACGCATTTAATGCAAGCCATCGGACATTATATTTTATCCTATGCCCCGCATAAAAAGGTCGTTTATGTTTCCTGTGAAAAATTCACCAATGATTTTATTGATGCGATCCAGAACAAAACAAATATTTCTTTTCGCAACAAATACCGCAGTGCCGATATTCTTTTAATTGATGATATTCAATTTTTAGCTAAAAAAGAAGGAACTCAGGAAGAATTTTTTCACACCTTTAATACCCTTCATCAGGAAAATAAACAGATTGTCATTAGTAGTGACCGTCCCCCTAAAGAAATCCCAACTTTAGAAGAAAGACTGCGTTCTCGTTTTGAAAGTGGCTTAATTACTGATATTTATGCCCCTAATTTCGAAACCAGAATTGCAATTATCCGAAAAAAAGCCGAATCGTTTAGTGACGAAATTCCCAACGAAGTCTTGAGTTTTATCGCTGATAGCATTCATTCAAATATTAGAGAACTTGAAGGCGCACTAACAACCGTGTTTGCTTATTCAAAACTTCATAATGCGCCAATTAATCTGGACTCAGCTAAAAATGCCCTTAAAGATATCTTCCGAAAAAAAGATGATATTGTTATCACCAGTGAATATATCAAGGAAGTCACCGCTAAATATTTTAATATTACCGTTGAAGACATGAATTCAAAAAAAAGAACCCGCTCCATTTCACTCCCCCGACAAGTGGCCATGTATATCACGCGTGAGATTACTGATTTATCACTTCCTAAAATTGGTGATGAATTTGGCGGTCGCGATCATTCTACCGTGATTCATGCTTGTCAGAAAATAACTGAAGAAATGACCATTAATACCGATTTTAAAAATTTAATCCTCAGAATTGAACGTGAAATTAACGGCAAATAACTGTGCACATCTTTAGCTGTTATTTAAATAAGTTATCCACAATTAATACCCTTAAAAATTAGGCCTTTTTTGTTCTATCAACGCCTTTGAAGAGTTATTAACATTATCCACATCCCCTACTACTAATACTATTATTTAATATATATATTTATATATAAAAAGGAGCTATTATTTATGAAATTTAATTGTTCAAAAGAAAGTTTAATGGCTGCATTAACGATTGCTCAAAAAGCAGTTTCATCAAAAACAACCTTAACCATTCTGGAAGGAATTCTTTTTAGTGCTGCTGATAATAAATTATTATTAAGAAGTACCGACTTAGAAATTGGTGTTGAAGTCACGATTCCAGCAGAAGTTGAAAAAGAAGGCGAGATCGTTTTAACGGCTTCGATTATTGGTGAACTGATTCGTAAAATGTCCGGTTCTGATATTTTCTTTGAAAGTAATGAAAATCATCAAATTAAAATAGAATGTTTATTATCTAATTTTACGTTAAAAGGATTATCTTCTGAAGAATTTCCTGCTTTTCCAGAAATAATCGATGATCATATTTTTTCCATTGATGCCGGCGTTTTAAAAGAATTGATTAAAGGAACTTTATTTTCGGTCGCGACAAATGAAAATATCCCCGTTTTGACTGGGGTAAAAATAGAACTTCATGCGGATGATATTAATTTAATTGCCTTGGATGGTTATCGTTTAGCACTAAAATCGGGTAAAATCAAAAATAATTTAACAGAAGATCTAAGTGTGATCATCCCCTCAAAATCATTGTCGGAAATTAACAAGGTCTTATCAAATTACAGCGGTGATGTGACGGTTAAGTTTTCAAAAAATCAAATCTTTTTTGAAATGGATAATACCCAGTTTACATCACGTCTTTTGGAAGGC
This is a stretch of genomic DNA from Acetobacterium woodii DSM 1030. It encodes these proteins:
- the dnaN gene encoding DNA polymerase III subunit beta produces the protein MKFNCSKESLMAALTIAQKAVSSKTTLTILEGILFSAADNKLLLRSTDLEIGVEVTIPAEVEKEGEIVLTASIIGELIRKMSGSDIFFESNENHQIKIECLLSNFTLKGLSSEEFPAFPEIIDDHIFSIDAGVLKELIKGTLFSVATNENIPVLTGVKIELHADDINLIALDGYRLALKSGKIKNNLTEDLSVIIPSKSLSEINKVLSNYSGDVTVKFSKNQIFFEMDNTQFTSRLLEGDFINYKQIIPVEKATQVKINRRLLLESSERAALLAREGKNNLIKMDFNQDQLILTSNADIGDVFEVIPIENSGESLKIAFNSKFLIEALRVIEGDELMIDMTTSVGPGVLLPIEGNNFIYLILPVRIAEEN
- the dnaA gene encoding chromosomal replication initiator protein DnaA, with product MDTSFKKIWDAALEIIKPDISPTSFNTWFLKIKPINYVNNTYYFLSENEFEKGILESRHIPLITNALAEVTGKTGQVKIVLKEEDAMIAQNADSPNVSITNVEEKISNYQNNSMNPKYTFDSFVIGENNRFAHAACVAVSEAPSERYNPLFIYGGVGLGKTHLMQAIGHYILSYAPHKKVVYVSCEKFTNDFIDAIQNKTNISFRNKYRSADILLIDDIQFLAKKEGTQEEFFHTFNTLHQENKQIVISSDRPPKEIPTLEERLRSRFESGLITDIYAPNFETRIAIIRKKAESFSDEIPNEVLSFIADSIHSNIRELEGALTTVFAYSKLHNAPINLDSAKNALKDIFRKKDDIVITSEYIKEVTAKYFNITVEDMNSKKRTRSISLPRQVAMYITREITDLSLPKIGDEFGGRDHSTVIHACQKITEEMTINTDFKNLILRIEREINGK